A stretch of Arthrobacter sunyaminii DNA encodes these proteins:
- a CDS encoding LacI family DNA-binding transcriptional regulator → MVAALAGVSRATVSRVVNGAPSVDPQLASSVEKAVRTLNYVPNRAARTLASRRTYTVTLLVPESTSKVFADPFFATVVEGVARYLNTTDYMLNMVTSSEANPEKTRRYLMGGNVDGVLVVSHHTGDHSWAHLNGSLPLVFAGRPLINAKDSYFVEVDNEEGAAAATARLVESGRRHIATIAGPQDMPPGVDRLAGWRTTVQQAGLDDALVETGDFTVTSGAAAMRRLLGREKPLDALFAANDQMAAGAYSVIKERGLRIPEDIAVVGFDDDYYATSLSPALTTIHHPIAALGEKMAELLVELIEGRAAERIHRLPTSLVVRESA, encoded by the coding sequence ATGGTGGCGGCCCTGGCCGGTGTCTCCAGGGCCACGGTGTCCCGTGTGGTCAACGGCGCCCCGTCGGTTGACCCGCAACTGGCCAGTTCCGTTGAAAAGGCAGTGCGCACGCTCAATTACGTGCCCAACCGTGCGGCAAGGACCCTTGCCAGCCGCCGCACCTACACGGTGACCCTGCTCGTTCCGGAGTCTACGTCCAAGGTTTTCGCCGATCCGTTCTTCGCAACGGTCGTGGAGGGTGTGGCCCGGTATCTGAACACCACCGACTACATGCTCAACATGGTCACGTCCTCGGAAGCAAACCCGGAAAAGACCCGGCGCTATCTTATGGGCGGGAACGTGGACGGCGTCCTGGTGGTGTCCCACCACACCGGCGACCATTCCTGGGCACACCTGAACGGGTCACTGCCGCTGGTGTTTGCAGGGCGGCCGCTGATCAACGCCAAGGACAGCTACTTCGTGGAGGTGGACAACGAGGAAGGGGCCGCTGCCGCCACTGCACGGCTGGTGGAAAGCGGACGGCGCCACATTGCCACCATCGCGGGGCCGCAGGACATGCCTCCCGGTGTGGACCGGCTGGCGGGATGGCGGACCACTGTGCAACAAGCAGGACTGGATGACGCGCTGGTGGAGACCGGTGATTTCACCGTCACTTCCGGGGCGGCCGCCATGCGGCGGCTGCTGGGCCGCGAAAAGCCGCTGGACGCGCTCTTCGCAGCCAATGACCAGATGGCAGCCGGTGCATACTCCGTCATCAAGGAACGCGGGCTCCGCATTCCGGAAGACATCGCCGTTGTCGGTTTCGACGACGACTATTACGCCACGAGCCTCAGCCCGGCCCTGACCACCATCCATCATCCAATCGCGGCACTCGGGGAGAAAATGGCCGAGCTCCTGGTGGAACTGATTGAAGGTCGGGCTGCTGAACGCATCCACCGCCTGCCCACGTCCCTGGTTGTCCGAGAATCCGCGTAG
- a CDS encoding Gfo/Idh/MocA family protein, which yields MSFPTATPVTAGRRIVRPPCAQEGAASPLASTGAPLKWAVVATGSIAGKVTADLSLLEDSVLYAVSSRSGHRAAEFADRFGFHTSYSDADGGPSGFEQMFADPAVDVVYIATPHAQHYEVARSALEHGKHVLCEKPLTVNAAEAAELITIARDRNLFLMEALWTRFLPSANRAWDILASGELGAPSWVQADLGFPAPADPAARIWDPAAGGGALLDLSVYTLTWALGALGWPDGVEASGILNEHGVDIQNALTLRYDDGRHAQLTSSLAASGPGSATIACSGGWLRTGGGDLYNPSELHVSGPAGVRVESFERVGTGYTYQLREVTRCIQQGLTESPTMPLADTLRTMELLDGVRAQLGLSYANDARQ from the coding sequence TTGTCCTTTCCCACCGCCACTCCTGTCACTGCGGGCCGGCGCATTGTCCGTCCCCCCTGCGCGCAGGAGGGGGCTGCCTCTCCCCTGGCCTCCACCGGCGCCCCGCTGAAATGGGCGGTGGTAGCCACGGGCAGCATTGCCGGTAAGGTTACCGCCGACCTATCCCTGCTTGAGGATTCAGTCCTGTATGCGGTGAGTTCGCGCAGCGGGCACCGCGCAGCCGAGTTCGCGGACCGGTTCGGCTTTCACACCTCGTACTCCGACGCCGACGGCGGCCCCTCCGGTTTTGAACAGATGTTCGCCGACCCGGCGGTCGACGTCGTTTACATTGCCACTCCGCACGCCCAGCATTATGAGGTTGCCAGGAGCGCCCTCGAACACGGCAAGCACGTACTGTGCGAGAAGCCGCTCACTGTCAACGCCGCTGAAGCAGCAGAGCTGATCACGATCGCCCGGGACCGGAATCTGTTCCTCATGGAAGCACTCTGGACGCGGTTCCTGCCCAGTGCAAACCGAGCCTGGGACATCCTGGCCTCCGGCGAGCTCGGAGCGCCGTCCTGGGTGCAGGCCGACCTGGGCTTCCCTGCGCCGGCGGATCCGGCCGCCAGGATATGGGACCCCGCAGCCGGCGGCGGAGCACTGCTGGATCTGTCCGTCTACACCCTCACCTGGGCTCTGGGAGCGCTGGGCTGGCCTGATGGCGTTGAGGCGTCCGGGATCCTCAACGAGCACGGCGTGGACATCCAGAACGCCCTGACGCTGCGTTACGACGACGGCCGCCACGCCCAGCTCACGTCCTCGCTGGCGGCCTCGGGCCCGGGCAGTGCCACCATCGCCTGCAGCGGCGGATGGCTGAGGACGGGCGGCGGAGACCTCTATAACCCGAGCGAGCTGCACGTGAGCGGACCCGCCGGTGTGCGGGTGGAGTCATTTGAACGCGTGGGCACCGGCTATACGTATCAGCTGCGTGAGGTCACCCGCTGCATCCAGCAGGGCCTGACCGAGAGCCCCACCATGCCCCTTGCGGACACCCTGCGGACCATGGAACTGCTCGACGGCGTGCGGGCCCAGCTGGGCCTGAGCTACGCCAACGACGCACGGCAGTAG
- the rpsA gene encoding 30S ribosomal protein S1 produces MTITTTEKSGTPQVAINDIGTAEDFLAAIDATIKYFNDGDLVEGTVVKVDRDEVLLDIGYKTEGVIPSRELSIKHDVDPGDVVSVGDQVEALVLTKEDKEGRLILSKKRAQYERAWGDIEKVKEEDGVVTGTVIEVVKGGLILDIGLRGFLPASLVEMRRVRDLAPYIGQQIEAKIIELDKNRNNVVLSRRAWLEQTQSEVRSTFLNKLEKGQVRPGVVSSIVNFGAFVDLGGVDGLVHVSELSWKHIDHPSEVVEVGQEVTVEVLEVDLDRERVSLSLKATQEDPWQTFARTHALGQVVPGKVTKLVPFGAFVRVEDGIEGLVHISELAVRHVELAEQVVSVGDELFVKVIDIDLERRRISLSLKQANEGVDPEGTEFDPALYGMAAEYDEAGNYKYPEGFDPESNEWLEGYETQRAAWEQQYADAQARWEAHKKQVAQHASEDIAAASETSESGTTSYSSEPAVAETGAGTLASDEALAALREKLTGN; encoded by the coding sequence ATGACCATCACCACCACCGAGAAGTCCGGTACCCCGCAGGTCGCCATCAACGACATCGGTACTGCCGAGGACTTCCTCGCCGCCATTGACGCAACGATCAAGTACTTCAACGACGGCGATCTCGTCGAAGGTACCGTCGTCAAGGTTGACCGCGACGAGGTCCTGCTCGACATCGGTTACAAGACCGAGGGTGTCATCCCTTCCCGTGAGCTCTCCATCAAGCACGACGTTGATCCCGGAGACGTTGTCTCTGTTGGCGATCAGGTCGAAGCTTTGGTTCTCACCAAGGAAGACAAAGAAGGCCGCCTGATTCTCTCCAAGAAGCGCGCACAGTACGAGCGCGCCTGGGGCGACATCGAGAAGGTCAAGGAAGAAGACGGCGTCGTTACCGGTACCGTCATCGAGGTTGTCAAGGGTGGCCTCATCCTGGACATCGGCCTGCGCGGCTTCCTGCCGGCCTCCCTCGTCGAGATGCGTCGTGTCCGCGACCTGGCTCCGTACATCGGCCAGCAGATCGAAGCCAAGATCATCGAACTGGACAAGAACCGCAACAACGTTGTTCTGTCCCGCCGTGCCTGGCTCGAGCAGACGCAGTCCGAGGTTCGCTCCACGTTCCTCAACAAGCTGGAAAAGGGCCAGGTTCGTCCGGGCGTTGTTTCCTCCATCGTCAACTTCGGTGCATTCGTGGACCTGGGCGGCGTAGACGGTCTCGTCCACGTTTCCGAGCTGTCCTGGAAGCACATCGACCACCCCTCCGAGGTCGTTGAAGTTGGCCAGGAAGTCACCGTTGAGGTTCTGGAAGTTGACCTCGACCGCGAGCGTGTCTCCCTGTCGCTGAAGGCTACGCAGGAAGATCCGTGGCAGACCTTCGCCCGCACCCACGCCCTGGGCCAGGTTGTGCCGGGTAAGGTCACCAAGCTGGTTCCGTTCGGTGCGTTCGTTCGCGTCGAAGACGGCATCGAAGGCCTGGTCCACATCTCCGAGCTGGCAGTCCGCCACGTAGAGCTGGCCGAGCAGGTTGTTTCCGTTGGAGACGAACTGTTCGTCAAGGTCATCGACATCGACCTCGAGCGTCGCCGCATCAGCCTGTCGCTGAAGCAGGCCAACGAGGGCGTAGACCCCGAAGGCACCGAGTTCGACCCGGCTCTGTACGGCATGGCCGCAGAGTACGACGAAGCCGGCAACTACAAGTACCCGGAGGGCTTCGACCCCGAGTCCAACGAATGGCTCGAAGGCTACGAGACCCAGCGTGCCGCTTGGGAGCAGCAGTACGCTGACGCCCAGGCTCGCTGGGAAGCCCACAAGAAGCAGGTTGCACAGCACGCTTCCGAGGACATCGCAGCTGCTTCGGAGACTTCCGAATCCGGCACCACGAGCTACTCCTCCGAGCCGGCTGTTGCTGAGACGGGCGCCGGCACGCTGGCTTCCGACGAAGCACTTGCCGCTCTGCGCGAGAAGCTCACGGGCAACTAA
- a CDS encoding GNAT family N-acetyltransferase, translated as MASGLSSGLRTTSFAPENDDARTANWLEAVNLGFHEQRGDPKHLPAEVDACQRDGRILTAVYDDTAPDSALDPAVPVATYATMVNSLNVGGGRLLPAHLVTAVTVRPTHRRRGILRSMITSDLQRAKEAGLALAGLTASEATIYGRFGFGAATSTAEIRLDTRGGLGFTSGTTGSIAVADSAKLRFLAPDIYRAHLERTNGAMGRQHRYWMRASAAWSEESFEPDKALRGVLHYNANGVPDGYAAYKSLGWRTEPHTVKVTDLVAASDDAYRELWRYLGSMDLVDRLTFDAAPVADPLPWMLADRRRYSVTSVDDVLWLRILDTRAALESRHYTGAGSVVLTVRDPLGMADGVWQLDVEGGSGRARPVEAGAIQDGTVHEGTMQEGTVAAEIDVAALGSLYLGGVSAPTLAAAGGIRGSQAALEVLDALFTAGPAPYCSTHF; from the coding sequence GTGGCCAGTGGGTTGAGCAGCGGGTTGCGGACAACTTCCTTTGCACCGGAGAACGACGACGCGCGAACCGCCAACTGGCTCGAGGCGGTCAACCTGGGGTTCCATGAACAACGGGGCGATCCCAAGCACCTCCCCGCAGAGGTGGACGCCTGTCAGCGGGACGGCCGCATCCTGACCGCCGTCTATGACGACACGGCCCCGGACTCCGCCTTGGACCCGGCCGTACCGGTGGCTACCTACGCCACCATGGTCAATTCCCTGAACGTGGGCGGCGGGCGGCTGCTGCCGGCGCATCTGGTCACGGCCGTGACGGTGCGGCCGACGCACCGCCGCCGCGGAATCCTCCGCAGCATGATCACCAGCGATCTGCAGCGGGCAAAGGAAGCGGGGCTGGCGCTGGCCGGGCTTACGGCCTCTGAGGCGACCATCTACGGCCGCTTCGGGTTCGGAGCTGCCACCTCCACGGCGGAGATCAGGCTGGATACCCGCGGCGGCCTGGGCTTCACCTCTGGCACCACGGGCAGCATTGCTGTGGCGGACAGTGCCAAGCTGCGGTTCCTGGCTCCGGACATCTACCGTGCCCACTTGGAACGGACGAACGGTGCCATGGGGCGCCAGCACCGCTACTGGATGCGTGCTTCCGCCGCCTGGAGCGAAGAAAGCTTCGAGCCGGACAAGGCTTTGCGCGGTGTTCTTCATTACAACGCCAACGGCGTCCCGGACGGCTACGCCGCCTACAAGTCCCTGGGCTGGCGGACCGAGCCGCACACAGTAAAGGTCACTGATCTGGTGGCGGCAAGCGACGACGCCTACCGTGAACTCTGGCGCTATCTTGGCTCCATGGACCTGGTGGACCGGCTGACCTTTGATGCGGCACCCGTCGCCGATCCGCTGCCCTGGATGCTGGCGGACCGTCGCCGGTACTCCGTCACCAGCGTGGATGACGTCCTGTGGCTGCGCATCCTGGACACCAGGGCAGCCCTTGAATCCCGGCACTACACAGGGGCGGGCTCCGTGGTCCTCACGGTCCGGGATCCGCTGGGGATGGCCGACGGCGTGTGGCAGCTGGACGTCGAGGGCGGCAGCGGGCGTGCCAGGCCGGTTGAAGCCGGCGCGATACAGGATGGAACCGTGCACGAGGGAACTATGCAGGAGGGAACCGTGGCTGCCGAGATTGACGTTGCAGCTCTGGGATCGCTGTATCTGGGCGGTGTCAGCGCCCCCACGCTGGCGGCAGCGGGCGGAATACGGGGCAGCCAAGCAGCGTTGGAAGTCCTTGATGCACTTTTCACCGCTGGTCCGGCACCCTACTGCAGCACCCATTTCTGA